From the Streptomyces pluripotens genome, one window contains:
- a CDS encoding tyrosine-type recombinase/integrase, whose product MAQQRKRNPNGAGTITKRKDGRFQCAVYVLQPDGTRARKFAYGKTWAECDAKRRELLDKVDQGVPVPTKSAKLSEWLPYWLEHFIKPNRKRTTYSKYAMHVRLYLVPLLGSKSLEALGPRHVRTFVAEVSRRASPATAKEAHRVLRTALTAACREELVTRNAASLVEAPKVPRRELTPWTLDETLTFLEHARRDPLYAAFVLAVSMGLRRGEILGLRWSDVDLEHRVLRISKQVQRVGGELYEDTTKSGRARPVPLPLICLAALRWHRMRQTEAARLKGEELSPSSYVFTTRTGRPIDPQNINRSFFRITAAAGLRRIRLHDARHGCATLLTAAGVAPRVVMEILGHSQISITMDVYTHVASDTQREAISHMDRLLRRRVERE is encoded by the coding sequence ATGGCCCAGCAACGCAAACGGAACCCCAACGGCGCCGGGACCATCACCAAGCGCAAGGACGGCCGGTTCCAGTGCGCGGTCTACGTGCTTCAACCGGACGGCACCCGCGCCCGCAAGTTCGCCTACGGCAAGACCTGGGCTGAGTGTGACGCCAAGCGCCGGGAACTGCTCGACAAGGTGGACCAGGGCGTGCCCGTGCCCACCAAGTCGGCCAAGCTCTCGGAGTGGCTGCCGTACTGGCTGGAGCACTTCATCAAGCCCAACCGCAAGCGCACGACGTACAGCAAGTACGCGATGCACGTGCGCCTCTACCTCGTGCCGTTGCTCGGCTCCAAGAGCCTGGAGGCGCTGGGGCCTCGACACGTGCGGACGTTCGTCGCCGAGGTGTCGCGCCGGGCCTCCCCGGCCACGGCCAAGGAGGCGCACCGCGTGCTGCGGACCGCCCTCACCGCGGCCTGCCGTGAGGAGCTGGTGACGCGGAACGCCGCCTCGCTCGTAGAGGCCCCGAAGGTGCCCCGCCGCGAGCTGACGCCGTGGACGCTGGACGAAACGCTGACGTTCCTGGAGCACGCACGCCGCGATCCGCTGTACGCCGCCTTCGTCCTGGCGGTCTCCATGGGCCTGCGGCGCGGCGAGATCCTCGGGCTTCGCTGGTCGGACGTGGACCTCGAACACCGGGTGCTGCGGATCAGCAAGCAGGTGCAGCGCGTGGGCGGGGAGCTGTACGAGGACACCACCAAGAGCGGCCGGGCGCGTCCCGTACCCCTCCCCCTGATCTGCCTGGCGGCGCTCCGCTGGCACCGGATGCGGCAGACGGAGGCTGCGCGGCTCAAGGGAGAGGAGCTGTCGCCGTCCTCCTACGTCTTCACCACCCGTACCGGTCGCCCGATCGACCCGCAGAACATCAACCGGTCGTTCTTCCGCATCACCGCCGCTGCCGGCCTTCGGCGCATCCGTCTGCACGACGCCCGGCACGGCTGCGCCACGCTCCTCACCGCGGCCGGTGTCGCGCCCCGCGTCGTGATGGAGATCCTGGGGCACAGCCAGATCAGCATCACCATGGACGTGTACACGCACGTGGCCTCGGACACGCAGCGCGAGGCCATCAGCCACATGGATCGCCTGCTCAGGCGCCGTGTCGAACGTGAGTGA